The proteins below come from a single Mycobacterium parmense genomic window:
- a CDS encoding phthiotriol/phenolphthiotriol dimycocerosates methyltransferase produces MPVATRFRFQSNPLIGKLTTKYVLPLGTRQVGDDVVFFNFGYEEDPPMGLPLEASDERNRYCIQLYHVTASQTDLTGKDVLEVSCGAGGGASYIMRTLGPASYTGLDLNPASIRKCQRRHRIPNLKFVQGDAQNLPFPDASFDAVINVEASHQYPNFVGFLAEVARVLRPGGYFLYTDNRRPEAAGWWDDVLSGAPLRQVSRRDILEEAKRGLAANTRRSEELLNRHVPTFLTGFFRYFTGLMDKDLQRDGGISYRLYAFVKD; encoded by the coding sequence CTGCCCGTGGCTACTCGATTCCGCTTCCAGTCCAACCCGTTGATTGGGAAGCTCACCACGAAATATGTGCTGCCGCTGGGCACCCGCCAAGTCGGCGACGACGTCGTGTTCTTCAACTTCGGCTACGAAGAGGACCCCCCGATGGGCCTGCCGCTCGAGGCCTCCGACGAGCGCAACCGCTATTGCATCCAGCTCTACCACGTCACGGCCTCGCAGACCGACCTCACCGGCAAGGACGTTCTGGAAGTCAGCTGTGGGGCCGGCGGGGGAGCGTCCTACATCATGCGGACCTTGGGCCCGGCCTCGTATACCGGACTGGATCTGAACCCGGCCAGCATCAGGAAGTGCCAGAGACGGCATCGGATTCCCAACCTGAAATTCGTGCAGGGCGACGCCCAGAACCTGCCGTTTCCCGACGCATCGTTCGACGCGGTGATCAATGTCGAGGCGTCGCATCAATACCCCAACTTCGTCGGTTTCCTCGCCGAGGTGGCTCGCGTCCTGCGCCCGGGCGGCTACTTCCTCTACACCGACAACCGCCGGCCGGAGGCCGCCGGCTGGTGGGACGACGTGCTGTCCGGTGCCCCGTTGCGGCAGGTTTCGCGGCGCGACATCCTCGAGGAGGCCAAGCGCGGGCTGGCGGCGAACACGCGCCGGTCCGAGGAGCTGCTGAATCGCCACGTGCCGACCTTCTTGACCGGCTTCTTCCGCTATTTCACCGGCTTGATGGACAAGGACCTGCAGCGCGACGGCGGCATCTCCTACCGCCTGTACGCCTTCGTCAAGGACTGA
- a CDS encoding glycosyltransferase family 2 protein has product MWVIAEEIAGGDDSPAVPTVSVCVPMYNNSATIERCLRSILDQEGVDFEILVVDDKSSDDCAAKAAALLRPGDRLVRNDPNLGLNGNHNKCIEMARGQLIQFVHGDDWLLPGALSTLVPLFEDPAVGMAFAPRRVINAKDVPLHRRLGPAHIWFPWLRKHNRGSLLVCQMMYQAAMGNWIGEPTCVMFRRQLGVDVGGLRDNIYQLVDLDFWLRLMLRCDVCFVRKKLSVRSHSAGTTTLSIVRARRNWMDHLRILTWLIVDPASPSFVRVTARIWWALKWLGMVLQTAVLGPERRTRLKLLADARVTEFARARQLADKLGRSTEQLSP; this is encoded by the coding sequence ATGTGGGTGATCGCCGAAGAGATCGCCGGAGGGGACGATTCGCCAGCTGTCCCCACTGTCTCGGTGTGCGTGCCGATGTACAACAACAGCGCGACCATCGAGCGGTGCCTGCGCAGCATCCTGGACCAGGAGGGCGTCGACTTCGAGATCCTCGTCGTCGACGACAAGTCGTCCGACGACTGCGCGGCCAAGGCCGCGGCGCTGCTGCGGCCCGGGGACCGGCTGGTCCGCAACGACCCCAACCTGGGGCTCAACGGGAACCACAACAAGTGCATCGAGATGGCGCGTGGTCAGTTGATCCAGTTCGTGCACGGCGACGACTGGCTCCTGCCGGGCGCGTTGAGCACACTCGTACCACTGTTCGAAGACCCGGCCGTCGGGATGGCGTTCGCGCCCCGGCGGGTCATCAACGCGAAGGACGTGCCGCTGCACCGGCGTCTGGGCCCCGCCCACATCTGGTTTCCGTGGCTGCGTAAGCACAACCGCGGATCGCTGCTGGTCTGCCAGATGATGTACCAGGCCGCCATGGGCAACTGGATCGGCGAGCCGACCTGCGTGATGTTCCGGCGCCAGCTGGGCGTGGACGTCGGGGGTCTGCGCGACAACATCTATCAGCTGGTCGACCTGGACTTCTGGTTGCGCCTGATGCTGCGCTGCGACGTGTGCTTCGTGCGCAAGAAGCTCTCGGTGCGCAGCCACTCGGCGGGCACGACGACGCTGAGCATCGTGCGCGCCCGGCGCAACTGGATGGACCACCTGCGCATCCTGACCTGGCTGATCGTCGACCCGGCCTCCCCCTCCTTCGTCCGGGTTACGGCCCGCATCTGGTGGGCACTGAAATGGCTGGGGATGGTGCTGCAAACCGCCGTGCTCGGCCCCGAGCGGCGGACACGCCTGAAGCTCCTGGCCGACGCCCGCGTGACCGAGTTCGCCCGGGCCCGACAGCTGGCCGACAAGCTCGGCCGGAGCACCGAGCAGCTCAGTCCTTGA
- a CDS encoding GAP family protein, translating to MWTYVVWVGVGMLLDPVRIGIAALLMSRRRAMVNLLAFWIGGMVAGALVGVAVLVLLHDIALVAIQSGISTINDVRSAVIFLTGEHLRITIGVVALTSLAIMLARDRAKMKTLVTVGAGPALDAAPPPPRRQNFVAALAARAHGMLDSGFIWPAFLVGLMSTFPPVEGPMILTVIMGSRATAGTQFSAFMVFTFLVLAFIEIPLVCFLAAPQKTEAVMVLINHWITVYRRQIVETMLFVAGVLTLTQGIINL from the coding sequence ATGTGGACTTACGTGGTGTGGGTGGGGGTCGGGATGCTGCTGGATCCCGTGCGGATCGGCATCGCGGCCCTTCTGATGTCCAGGCGACGGGCCATGGTCAACCTGCTGGCCTTCTGGATAGGCGGGATGGTCGCCGGCGCCCTCGTCGGTGTGGCCGTGCTGGTGCTGCTGCACGACATCGCCCTGGTGGCGATCCAGTCCGGCATCTCCACCATCAACGACGTCAGGTCCGCCGTCATCTTCCTGACCGGTGAACACCTCCGGATCACGATCGGCGTCGTCGCGCTGACATCGCTGGCGATCATGCTGGCGCGCGATCGCGCCAAGATGAAGACCCTGGTCACGGTCGGCGCAGGGCCGGCCCTGGACGCGGCGCCCCCGCCGCCGCGCAGGCAGAATTTCGTGGCGGCGCTGGCGGCCCGTGCCCACGGCATGCTCGATTCCGGCTTCATCTGGCCGGCCTTCCTCGTCGGGCTGATGTCCACGTTCCCGCCGGTCGAGGGCCCGATGATCCTCACCGTGATCATGGGTTCGCGAGCCACCGCCGGCACGCAGTTCAGCGCCTTCATGGTCTTCACCTTCCTGGTCCTCGCCTTCATCGAGATCCCCCTGGTCTGCTTCCTGGCGGCGCCGCAGAAGACGGAAGCCGTCATGGTCCTCATCAACCACTGGATCACCGTCTATCGGCGCCAGATCGTCGAGACGATGCTGTTCGTCGCCGGGGTGCTGACTCTGACCCAGGGCATCATCAACCTCTGA